The proteins below are encoded in one region of Candidatus Methylomirabilota bacterium:
- a CDS encoding aldo/keto reductase — protein MERRTLGRTGLEVFPLGFGCGAVGGLMTRGAARDQERAVARALELGINYFDTAPIYGDGESEKSLGRVWKALKPSAYVGTKVRLTPDERGRIAAAVPAALEASLKRLQMERVDLLQLHNVIEPGHPRGVDARQVLEEVVPALDKLKQAGKTRFYGITALGETASLSQVLDARVLDTAQVCLNLLNPSAAGPVPAGFPAQDFDGVVPRARAAGVGTIVIRVLAGGALSGSESRHAVAAPSVEPIASGPDYVADVRRGRELDALVREGHAGSVVEAALRFPLSSPGVSTVLVGYSTLEHLEFAAASMAKGPLPAAAMARVEAIWRGWAGPRS, from the coding sequence ATGGAGCGCCGCACGCTCGGCCGGACCGGTCTCGAGGTGTTTCCCCTGGGCTTCGGCTGCGGCGCCGTCGGCGGCCTCATGACCCGCGGGGCGGCGCGCGATCAGGAGCGCGCGGTGGCACGCGCGCTCGAGCTCGGCATCAACTACTTCGACACCGCGCCGATCTACGGGGACGGCGAGTCGGAGAAGAGCTTGGGGCGGGTGTGGAAGGCGCTCAAGCCGTCGGCGTATGTGGGGACGAAGGTGCGCCTGACCCCCGACGAGCGCGGGCGCATCGCTGCCGCGGTGCCCGCGGCGCTGGAGGCGAGCCTCAAGCGCCTGCAGATGGAGCGCGTGGACCTGCTTCAGCTCCACAACGTGATCGAGCCGGGCCACCCGCGCGGAGTGGACGCGCGCCAGGTGCTCGAAGAGGTGGTGCCAGCGCTCGACAAGCTCAAGCAGGCGGGCAAGACGCGCTTCTACGGCATCACCGCCCTCGGCGAGACCGCCTCGCTCTCGCAAGTGCTCGATGCCCGCGTCCTCGACACCGCGCAGGTGTGCCTGAACCTCCTGAACCCGAGCGCGGCCGGTCCGGTGCCCGCGGGCTTCCCCGCCCAGGACTTCGACGGGGTGGTGCCGCGGGCCCGCGCCGCCGGGGTGGGCACCATCGTGATCCGCGTGCTCGCGGGCGGGGCGCTGTCCGGCTCCGAGTCGCGCCATGCCGTGGCCGCGCCGTCGGTGGAGCCGATCGCGTCGGGGCCGGACTACGTGGCGGACGTGCGGCGCGGCCGCGAGCTGGACGCGCTCGTGCGCGAGGGCCACGCGGGCAGCGTGGTGGAGGCCGCGCTGCGCTTCCCGCTGTCGAGCCCGGGCGTGTCCACCGTGCTCGTTGGCTACTCCACGCTCGAGCACCTCGAGTTCGCGGCAGCCAGCATGGCCAAGGGCCCGCTGCCCGCGGCGGCGATGGCGCGAGTCGAGGCGATCTGGAGGGGCTGGGCGGGCCCACGCAGCTGA
- a CDS encoding iron ABC transporter permease — MAPRDSGPRGLDRALPVWIGTALALVVLMGLPLGWLAHMSVSGESGYTLARYRDVFADPALQKALWNTVVLSFWVGVASVAVGAPLAWLTARTDVPGRGLIRGLVLASFVTPPFLGAFAWVMLAGPNAGYLNRLWRAVTGVEAPLVNIFTMPGLIFVVTIYTFPYVYIMVANTLALIASDMEEAGAILGAGRLWVALTITFPMVLPALVSGFILSVLQALALFGSPAILALPAGFHTITTQIWSLFQFPPKVEMAAAFSVPLLLATIVLLWLQKRLLGRRGYAAVGGKGGRRRVIPLGPWRYPALGACLVVMAAAIFLPYGILAKAAFSKAWAQPLTWDNLTLGNFAFTFFQYSATRDAVVNTLELGLLTATVGAGLVALLAYIASRRLVFGYQVVAFLALVPVVIPGVVLAVALFIAYTRPPFVLYGTLWILFIAYLTKEMPVGYAQSDATFRGIPPDLEDAGRILGAGRLRVLGDITGPLARSGVIAAWCFIFIGVIRELSASIILFTPNTKVMSVVLFDLKEEGQFGAIAVLGLLMLALTFATVTLVQAVLGHDVLGARD; from the coding sequence TTGGCGCCTAGGGACAGCGGCCCCCGCGGGCTCGACCGCGCGCTCCCGGTCTGGATCGGGACCGCGCTGGCGCTGGTCGTCCTCATGGGCCTGCCGCTGGGCTGGCTCGCCCACATGAGCGTGAGCGGCGAGTCGGGCTACACGCTCGCCCGCTACCGTGACGTCTTCGCCGATCCCGCGCTGCAGAAGGCGCTGTGGAACACGGTGGTGCTGTCCTTCTGGGTGGGCGTGGCCTCCGTTGCCGTCGGCGCACCGCTGGCCTGGCTGACCGCGCGCACCGACGTGCCGGGACGGGGCCTCATCCGCGGGCTCGTGCTCGCCTCCTTCGTCACGCCCCCCTTCCTCGGCGCCTTCGCCTGGGTGATGCTCGCGGGGCCCAATGCGGGCTACCTCAATCGTCTCTGGCGCGCGGTCACCGGTGTCGAGGCCCCGCTCGTCAACATCTTCACGATGCCGGGCCTGATCTTCGTGGTGACGATCTACACCTTCCCCTACGTGTACATCATGGTCGCCAACACGCTGGCCCTGATCGCCTCCGACATGGAGGAAGCGGGGGCGATCCTGGGAGCGGGGCGGCTCTGGGTCGCGCTCACCATCACGTTCCCCATGGTGCTGCCCGCGCTGGTGTCCGGCTTCATCCTCTCCGTCCTTCAGGCCCTCGCCCTGTTCGGCTCCCCCGCCATCCTGGCGCTGCCTGCGGGCTTTCACACCATCACGACGCAGATCTGGTCGCTCTTCCAGTTCCCGCCCAAGGTGGAGATGGCGGCGGCCTTCTCGGTGCCGCTGCTCCTCGCCACCATCGTGCTCTTGTGGCTGCAGAAGCGCTTGCTCGGACGCCGCGGGTACGCCGCCGTCGGCGGCAAGGGCGGCCGGCGGCGCGTCATCCCGCTGGGCCCGTGGCGCTACCCGGCGCTCGGCGCCTGCCTCGTCGTAATGGCGGCCGCGATCTTCCTGCCCTACGGCATCCTCGCCAAGGCCGCCTTCTCCAAGGCGTGGGCCCAGCCGCTCACGTGGGACAACCTCACGCTCGGGAATTTCGCCTTCACGTTCTTCCAGTACAGCGCGACGCGCGACGCCGTCGTGAACACGCTCGAGCTGGGGCTGCTCACCGCGACCGTCGGCGCGGGCCTGGTCGCTCTGCTCGCCTACATCGCGAGCCGGCGGCTCGTGTTCGGGTATCAGGTGGTGGCCTTCCTCGCGCTGGTGCCCGTGGTGATTCCCGGCGTGGTGCTGGCGGTGGCGCTCTTCATCGCGTACACGCGGCCGCCCTTCGTGCTCTACGGCACGCTCTGGATCCTCTTCATCGCCTACCTCACCAAGGAGATGCCGGTGGGCTATGCGCAGTCGGACGCCACCTTCCGCGGCATCCCGCCGGACCTGGAGGACGCCGGTCGCATCCTGGGCGCGGGCCGCCTGCGCGTGCTGGGCGACATCACCGGCCCGCTCGCCCGGAGCGGCGTGATCGCCGCCTGGTGCTTCATCTTCATCGGCGTGATCCGCGAGCTGTCCGCCTCCATCATCCTGTTCACCCCGAACACCAAGGTGATGTCGGTGGTGCTGTTCGACCTGAAGGAAGAGGGCCAGTTCGGCGCCATCGCGGTGCTGGGCCTGCTCATGCTCGCGCTCACCTTCGCCACCGTGACGCTGGTGCAGGCGGTGCTGGGGCACGATGTGCTGGGCGCGCGCGACTGA
- a CDS encoding MBL fold metallo-hydrolase, with the protein MDCCGHEGLGAGDARFEMRKITDGVHVAVAAPAYKVNCNTAIIESDDGVMVVDTHSKPSAARVIVQELRALTARPVRYVVNTHFHWDHWHGNEVYPAAYPNAEIVTNQITREAMVKKGLKRIQDHVRQMPAEIAKIRADLAASTNVDQRVRLQDDLKLAEAYQAEVGALKPALPTMAFERTMTLYRRDREIHLLYLGRAHTEGDVFVYLPKEKVVITGDAVIGWTPFMGDGYPEDWVSTLDRLAELDWTHLIMGHGEPAGRDWLKTFRGYVHDMVAAVRKEAGRGATLEETKSRVTARLAPTYEKPFSVYGSYRPWRAGLAANVERTFSMVS; encoded by the coding sequence ATGGACTGCTGCGGACACGAGGGACTCGGCGCCGGCGACGCGCGCTTCGAGATGCGGAAGATCACCGACGGCGTGCACGTGGCGGTGGCGGCGCCCGCCTACAAGGTCAACTGCAACACCGCCATCATCGAGAGCGACGACGGCGTGATGGTGGTGGATACCCACTCCAAGCCCTCCGCGGCGCGCGTGATCGTGCAGGAGCTCCGCGCCCTCACCGCGCGGCCTGTGCGGTACGTGGTCAACACGCACTTTCACTGGGATCACTGGCACGGTAATGAAGTCTACCCCGCCGCGTATCCCAATGCCGAGATCGTGACCAACCAGATCACCCGCGAGGCCATGGTGAAGAAGGGCCTTAAGCGCATCCAGGACCACGTGCGGCAGATGCCCGCGGAGATCGCCAAGATCCGCGCGGATCTCGCCGCCTCGACCAACGTTGATCAGCGCGTCAGGCTCCAGGACGACCTCAAGCTCGCCGAGGCGTATCAGGCGGAGGTCGGCGCACTCAAGCCCGCGCTGCCCACCATGGCCTTCGAGCGCACGATGACGCTCTACCGGCGCGACCGCGAGATCCACCTCCTCTATCTCGGGCGCGCCCACACCGAGGGAGACGTCTTCGTCTATCTCCCCAAGGAGAAGGTCGTGATCACCGGCGACGCGGTGATCGGCTGGACGCCCTTCATGGGCGACGGCTACCCCGAGGACTGGGTGAGCACGCTCGACCGGCTCGCCGAGCTGGACTGGACTCATCTCATCATGGGACATGGTGAGCCGGCCGGGCGCGACTGGCTGAAGACCTTCCGCGGCTACGTCCACGACATGGTGGCGGCGGTGCGCAAGGAGGCGGGGCGCGGCGCCACCCTCGAGGAGACCAAATCCCGGGTCACCGCGCGGCTCGCGCCCACTTACGAGAAGCCGTTCTCCGTCTACGGGTCCTACCGTCCCTGGCGCGCCGGCCTGGCCGCCAACGTCGAGCGAACCTTCTCGATGGTGAGCTGA
- a CDS encoding LLM class flavin-dependent oxidoreductase translates to MGFGFALFAGIAPDVIRGSAREAESLGYDSFWVNHPGPVDGLASLAHAARETRRVALGVGVIPLHTRGPEAILEGVKAQALPLDRLLLGVGSPNPKSLERVRNGVAALRAGVKTRIVVAALGPKMCHLAGEVADGVLFNWLTPAYAKKAAEWVRAGAAAAKRPAPRTYAYVRLAMGDAAMSRLQDESDRYAAIPAYAAHFQRMNTKPINTAIAGKNEDDVRAAVAAWQGAVDEVVFRAITAKDTAEETLALVRAAAARR, encoded by the coding sequence ATGGGATTCGGCTTCGCGCTCTTCGCCGGCATCGCCCCCGACGTCATCCGCGGCTCCGCGCGGGAAGCCGAATCGCTCGGCTACGACTCGTTCTGGGTCAACCACCCCGGGCCCGTCGACGGGCTCGCCTCGCTGGCCCACGCCGCGCGCGAGACCCGGCGGGTCGCGCTCGGCGTGGGCGTGATCCCGCTCCATACGCGCGGGCCGGAGGCCATTCTCGAAGGCGTCAAAGCCCAGGCGCTGCCGCTCGACCGGCTGCTGCTCGGCGTGGGCAGCCCCAATCCCAAATCGCTCGAGCGCGTGCGGAACGGCGTGGCCGCGCTGCGCGCGGGGGTGAAGACGCGCATCGTCGTGGCCGCGCTCGGGCCGAAGATGTGCCACCTGGCGGGCGAGGTGGCGGACGGCGTCCTCTTCAACTGGCTCACGCCCGCCTACGCGAAGAAGGCGGCGGAGTGGGTGCGGGCGGGCGCCGCCGCGGCGAAGCGTCCCGCCCCGCGCACCTACGCCTACGTCCGCCTCGCGATGGGCGATGCCGCGATGAGCCGCCTCCAGGACGAGAGCGATCGCTACGCGGCCATCCCCGCCTACGCCGCGCACTTCCAGCGCATGAACACGAAGCCCATCAATACCGCGATCGCAGGAAAGAACGAGGATGATGTGAGGGCGGCGGTGGCGGCCTGGCAGGGCGCAGTCGACGAGGTGGTGTTCCGCGCCATCACCGCGAAGGACACCGCGGAGGAGACGCTCGCCCTCGTGCGGGCGGCGGCGGCGCGCCGCTAG
- a CDS encoding ABC transporter substrate-binding protein, whose amino-acid sequence MIGRRAWLAQSIVGAGALLTPLGALAQSASGTYRVGWLSPAGQEAGGTNLDALREGLSALGYQEGRNLAIESRWAEGGSEQLPGLARELINLKVDVICTAGTQATRAARGATSTVPVIFANVAFPVQQQLVASYARPGGNVTGVAFDGAEYGKRLELLKEIAPRLARVALIYNPENQGAVIALDETRRWARSLSVTVEPYRMRGPHDLDEVFSGIARSHPDAMMTTADPLIASYRGRIVAFAAKQRLISMYPGKEYLEVGGLVFYGGSIREMYRRVAVYVDRIRKGAKPSELPVEQPTKFDTVINARAARALGLTIPAAVLLRADQVLE is encoded by the coding sequence GTGATCGGACGCCGCGCGTGGCTGGCGCAGTCCATCGTCGGAGCGGGAGCTCTGCTGACACCGCTCGGCGCCCTCGCCCAGAGCGCGTCCGGCACGTATCGGGTCGGCTGGCTCTCGCCGGCCGGCCAGGAAGCGGGCGGCACGAATCTCGACGCGCTCCGCGAGGGCCTGAGCGCGCTCGGCTACCAGGAAGGCCGGAACCTCGCGATCGAGTCGCGCTGGGCCGAGGGCGGCTCGGAGCAGCTGCCTGGTCTCGCCCGTGAGCTCATCAACCTCAAGGTGGACGTGATCTGCACCGCGGGGACGCAGGCGACCCGCGCGGCGCGCGGGGCCACGTCGACCGTCCCGGTGATCTTTGCCAACGTCGCGTTCCCGGTGCAGCAGCAGCTCGTGGCGAGCTACGCTCGGCCCGGCGGGAACGTGACCGGGGTCGCGTTCGACGGGGCGGAGTACGGCAAGCGGCTGGAGCTCCTGAAGGAGATCGCGCCGCGCCTCGCGCGGGTGGCGCTGATCTACAACCCGGAGAACCAGGGTGCGGTGATCGCGCTCGACGAGACGCGGCGCTGGGCCCGGTCGCTCTCCGTCACCGTCGAGCCGTACCGGATGCGGGGACCGCACGACCTCGACGAGGTGTTCTCCGGCATCGCGCGCAGCCACCCGGACGCCATGATGACCACCGCCGACCCGCTGATCGCATCGTACCGGGGCCGGATCGTGGCGTTCGCCGCCAAGCAGCGGTTGATCTCGATGTATCCCGGCAAGGAGTACCTCGAGGTGGGCGGCCTCGTGTTCTACGGCGGGAGCATCCGCGAGATGTACCGCCGAGTGGCCGTGTACGTCGACCGGATCCGCAAGGGAGCCAAGCCCAGCGAGCTGCCGGTGGAGCAGCCGACGAAGTTCGACACCGTCATCAACGCGCGCGCCGCGCGGGCCCTCGGCCTCACGATCCCGGCGGCGGTCCTGCTGCGGGCGGATCAGGTCCTCGAGTAA
- a CDS encoding phytoene/squalene synthase family protein: protein MAGPDLTGQLLKRVSRSFYLSLAVLPAAVRPVLGIAYLLARAADTIADTRLLPRNDRLRHLAALRDELDGGAPGRLDAIVAATRPSQTLAAERELIDRLPDALAAYRTLPAPDRGRARRVLGTIVEGMTWDLTTFPGEDAAGLAALETRAELDRYTYMVAGCVGEFWTEVHIAHRPRLRRWDPAKMAALGVRFGKGLQLTNVLRDIPRDLRQGRCYLPSRELTLLGLEPRDLLDPGIGPSLRPLLVELLNVALDHYEAGWQYTFAIPRTEPRMRLACAWPLLIGLRTLDLLAKAPNWLDPAVALKVPRVSVYGMMARSLGTVWSARALGRQARRLRARIAL from the coding sequence TTGGCGGGGCCGGATCTCACCGGCCAGCTCCTCAAGCGGGTCAGTCGGTCCTTCTATCTCTCGCTGGCCGTGCTGCCCGCCGCGGTCCGGCCGGTGCTCGGCATCGCCTACCTCCTAGCGCGCGCCGCCGACACCATCGCGGATACTCGCCTCCTTCCCCGCAACGACCGGCTCCGGCATCTCGCGGCGCTCCGGGACGAGCTGGACGGCGGCGCGCCCGGCCGCCTCGACGCCATCGTCGCCGCCACCCGGCCGAGCCAGACGCTGGCCGCCGAGCGCGAGCTGATCGACCGGCTGCCCGACGCCCTGGCCGCCTACCGCACGCTACCCGCGCCGGACCGCGGGCGCGCCCGGCGCGTGCTCGGCACCATCGTCGAGGGCATGACGTGGGACCTCACCACGTTTCCCGGCGAGGACGCGGCCGGGCTCGCCGCCCTCGAGACGCGCGCGGAGCTCGATCGGTACACCTACATGGTGGCGGGCTGCGTGGGCGAGTTCTGGACGGAGGTGCACATCGCCCACCGGCCGCGCCTCCGGCGCTGGGATCCGGCGAAGATGGCGGCGCTCGGCGTCCGCTTCGGCAAGGGACTTCAGCTCACCAACGTGCTGCGCGACATCCCCCGCGATCTCCGCCAGGGTCGCTGCTATCTCCCCAGCCGCGAGCTCACGCTGCTGGGCCTGGAGCCGCGCGATCTCCTGGATCCCGGTATCGGCCCGTCGCTGCGTCCGCTGCTCGTCGAGCTTCTCAACGTGGCGCTCGACCACTACGAGGCGGGCTGGCAGTACACGTTCGCGATCCCCCGGACGGAGCCGCGCATGCGCCTGGCCTGCGCGTGGCCGCTCCTGATCGGCCTGCGCACCCTCGATCTCCTCGCGAAGGCGCCCAACTGGCTGGATCCCGCGGTGGCCCTCAAGGTCCCGCGCGTCAGCGTATACGGCATGATGGCGCGCTCGCTCGGAACCGTCTGGTCCGCGCGCGCGCTCGGCCGCCAGGCGCGGCGGCTGCGCGCCCGCATCGCGCTGTAG
- a CDS encoding MFS transporter — MPDPGRNRILIWMCVLIAVNQLGFGSIVPVIALYARSFGVLQSAIGLAVGIYGLARFLVALPAGQLADRVGRRSVLALGGLVSAAGNLLCGYAPDFSTFVVARFVSGAGAALVVTTGTIVLADITTPVERGRVMSVYQGTFLFAVGVGPLPGGLLAERYGLAAPFLFYAAAGTLAAVLAFFYVPETRDLPGARATAAAAGAAPASFAAQLRLLVGRVGFALVGLTAFMGAVARTGGLFSVIPVLARERLALTADRIGFGLAVASIVGLAFAYPAGVLADRYGRKTVIVPATVMSGVSLIVFLVAPSYAWFLAGCVAWSVAAGIGGAAPAAYAADVAPPGMNAAAMSAYRMIGDLGYVVGPVALGIATDLAGADATLTTTAALVVLVAVLFARFAPETYRRL; from the coding sequence ATGCCCGATCCCGGCCGCAATCGTATCCTGATTTGGATGTGCGTGCTCATTGCCGTGAATCAGCTGGGATTCGGGAGCATCGTCCCGGTGATCGCGCTCTACGCACGCTCGTTCGGCGTGCTCCAGTCGGCCATCGGGCTGGCGGTGGGGATCTACGGCCTCGCGCGCTTCCTCGTCGCGCTGCCCGCGGGGCAGCTGGCCGATCGCGTCGGCCGGCGCTCGGTGCTCGCGCTGGGCGGCCTCGTGAGCGCCGCCGGCAATCTCCTGTGCGGCTACGCGCCGGACTTCTCCACGTTCGTGGTCGCGCGCTTCGTCTCCGGCGCCGGGGCCGCGCTCGTGGTGACCACCGGCACCATCGTGCTCGCCGACATCACGACGCCCGTCGAGCGGGGCCGCGTGATGTCGGTGTACCAGGGCACCTTCCTCTTCGCGGTCGGCGTGGGCCCGCTGCCCGGCGGCCTGCTCGCCGAGCGCTACGGCCTCGCCGCGCCGTTCCTCTTCTACGCGGCGGCGGGCACGCTCGCCGCGGTCCTCGCCTTCTTCTACGTGCCGGAGACGCGCGATCTGCCCGGCGCGCGGGCCACCGCGGCGGCGGCGGGGGCCGCGCCCGCTTCCTTCGCCGCTCAGCTGCGCCTCCTCGTGGGGAGGGTGGGCTTCGCCCTCGTCGGCCTCACCGCCTTCATGGGCGCGGTGGCGCGCACCGGGGGCCTCTTCAGCGTGATCCCCGTCCTCGCCCGCGAGCGGCTCGCGCTGACCGCCGACCGCATCGGCTTCGGCCTCGCGGTGGCGAGCATCGTGGGGCTGGCCTTCGCGTATCCGGCCGGTGTCCTCGCGGACCGCTACGGCCGGAAGACGGTGATCGTGCCCGCCACCGTGATGTCGGGCGTCTCCCTGATCGTGTTCCTGGTCGCGCCGTCCTACGCGTGGTTCCTCGCGGGCTGCGTGGCGTGGAGCGTGGCCGCGGGGATCGGCGGCGCCGCCCCCGCCGCGTATGCCGCCGATGTGGCGCCGCCGGGCATGAATGCCGCGGCCATGAGCGCCTACCGCATGATCGGCGACCTCGGGTACGTGGTGGGCCCGGTGGCCCTGGGCATCGCCACCGATCTCGCGGGCGCGGACGCCACGCTCACGACCACCGCCGCGCTGGTGGTGCTGGTGGCCGTCCTCTTCGCGCGCTTCGCGCCCGAGACCTACCGGCGCCTCTAG
- a CDS encoding ABC transporter ATP-binding protein: MPGITLRGLAKRYGDFAAVDDLSLDVRAGELVALLGPSGCGKTTTLRLVAGFLKPEAGEIRVGDRLLSSPAAVVPPERRRMAMIFQSYALWPHMTVAQNVGYGLRFKGGVARAERAGRVSAMLKVVRLDGLEARYPGELSGGQQQRVAVARALVVEPEVLLLDEPLSNLDANLREEMRFEIRRLHEAFGITTLYVTHDQAEAMVISDRIAVLERGRVAQVGTADALFHAPRTRFVAEFIGKTNVVEGTAMSADTLERKGLRLRMAGAALPPGRRAAVSIRPHLIALHAPAPAGADGTNHLRGVVRRAAFLGDTVEYEVEVEGADLVLRVAAPVSPRLTPGAAVTLGIDPAACVPLADEDPDGLRSP, translated from the coding sequence ATGCCGGGCATCACGCTCCGCGGGCTCGCCAAGCGCTACGGCGACTTCGCCGCGGTGGACGACCTCTCGCTGGACGTCCGGGCGGGCGAGCTCGTCGCCCTCCTCGGCCCCTCGGGCTGCGGCAAGACCACCACGCTGCGGCTGGTGGCGGGCTTCCTCAAGCCCGAAGCGGGCGAGATCCGCGTGGGCGACCGCCTCTTGTCGTCGCCGGCGGCAGTCGTGCCCCCGGAGCGGCGGCGCATGGCCATGATCTTCCAGAGCTACGCCCTCTGGCCGCACATGACGGTGGCGCAGAACGTGGGCTATGGCCTGCGCTTCAAGGGCGGTGTGGCGCGCGCCGAGCGCGCGGGGCGCGTGAGCGCGATGCTGAAGGTGGTGCGCCTCGACGGCCTCGAGGCGCGCTATCCCGGCGAGCTCTCGGGGGGCCAGCAGCAGCGGGTGGCGGTGGCGCGGGCGCTCGTGGTCGAGCCGGAGGTGCTGCTGCTGGACGAGCCCCTGTCCAATCTGGACGCGAACCTCCGCGAGGAGATGCGCTTCGAGATCCGCCGGCTGCACGAAGCCTTCGGCATCACCACGCTCTACGTGACGCACGATCAGGCCGAAGCGATGGTGATCTCGGACCGCATCGCCGTGCTCGAGCGTGGCCGCGTCGCCCAGGTCGGCACCGCGGACGCGCTCTTCCACGCCCCGCGCACGCGCTTCGTCGCCGAGTTCATCGGCAAGACCAACGTGGTGGAGGGCACCGCGATGTCGGCCGACACCCTCGAGCGCAAGGGCCTGCGGCTGCGCATGGCGGGCGCCGCGCTGCCGCCGGGCCGGCGCGCCGCGGTGTCCATTCGGCCCCACCTGATCGCGCTCCATGCGCCGGCGCCGGCGGGCGCCGATGGGACCAATCACCTGCGCGGCGTCGTGCGTCGGGCCGCGTTCCTCGGCGACACGGTCGAGTACGAGGTGGAGGTGGAGGGCGCGGACCTCGTCCTCCGGGTGGCCGCGCCGGTCTCGCCGCGCCTCACCCCCGGCGCGGCGGTCACTCTCGGCATCGATCCCGCCGCCTGCGTGCCGCTGGCGGACGAGGACCCGGATGGGCTACGCTCCCCTTAG
- a CDS encoding LLM class flavin-dependent oxidoreductase: protein MHFGLFVEEARPGYTQAQAFREALEHADTAEAIGLDCVWLGEIHFNPTRSVISAPLVMATAMATRTKRVHVGTAVQVLPLGNPLRIAEEAATLDQLSEGRFQMGVGRSGAARTYDVLGIPYGESQARFKESLAIIREAWKGKPFSWDGEFYKFQSALVTPRPYQNPHPPLRMAANSPETFAQVAQLGLGLFVGLRDHDTTDLGAHVRSYRQAWREAGHPGQSSVYLRIPIYAGETDAAAQDEARESITYFFQRHAELTQSRIGRAGAGPSARNAAQLTHLQHMTYDEICRTRVAFGSPPALIERLRELRESLDIDGVIIEPNAGGLIPAPLAMKSLRLVAERVLPAFK from the coding sequence ATGCACTTCGGGCTCTTCGTCGAGGAAGCGCGACCCGGCTACACGCAGGCCCAGGCGTTCCGGGAGGCCCTGGAGCACGCCGACACCGCCGAGGCCATCGGGCTCGACTGCGTGTGGCTGGGCGAGATTCACTTCAACCCGACCCGCTCCGTCATCTCCGCCCCACTCGTGATGGCCACCGCCATGGCGACCCGCACGAAGCGCGTCCACGTGGGCACCGCGGTGCAGGTGCTCCCGCTGGGCAATCCCCTGCGGATCGCCGAGGAGGCCGCCACCCTCGACCAGCTGAGCGAGGGCCGGTTCCAGATGGGCGTGGGCCGCAGCGGCGCCGCGCGCACGTACGACGTGCTGGGCATTCCCTACGGCGAGAGCCAGGCGCGCTTCAAGGAGTCGCTGGCCATCATCCGCGAGGCGTGGAAGGGCAAGCCCTTCAGCTGGGACGGCGAGTTCTACAAGTTCCAGAGCGCCCTCGTGACGCCGCGGCCGTATCAGAATCCTCACCCGCCGCTGCGCATGGCGGCGAACAGCCCGGAGACCTTCGCCCAGGTCGCGCAGCTCGGGCTGGGGCTCTTCGTGGGCCTGCGCGACCACGACACCACCGATCTCGGGGCGCACGTGCGAAGCTATCGCCAGGCCTGGCGCGAGGCCGGACACCCCGGCCAGAGCAGTGTCTATCTCCGCATTCCCATCTACGCCGGCGAGACGGACGCGGCGGCGCAGGACGAAGCGCGAGAGAGCATCACGTACTTCTTCCAGCGCCATGCCGAGCTGACCCAGTCGAGGATCGGCCGCGCCGGCGCCGGGCCGTCCGCGCGGAACGCCGCGCAGCTCACGCATCTCCAGCACATGACCTACGACGAGATCTGCCGGACGCGCGTGGCCTTCGGAAGCCCGCCGGCTCTGATCGAGCGCCTCCGCGAGCTGCGCGAGTCGCTCGACATCGACGGCGTGATCATCGAGCCCAATGCCGGCGGCCTCATCCCCGCTCCGCTCGCGATGAAGAGCCTGCGCCTCGTCGCCGAGCGCGTGCTGCCCGCCTTCAAGTAG